A window of the Teredinibacter franksiae genome harbors these coding sequences:
- a CDS encoding SLC13 family permease — protein MIELTGAMWFSGIILCLTFVGIFTEHFHGVERAKFAMAGAGAIIITGQLFGFYSPELALEAIDWNVVFLLAIMMIIVSIMISTGGFEHLAQYLARLSGGSQFRLIVLLGSAVTIISLLLDNVTTVIIFGPLIILICQKMGVSPIPYLLAAALLSDTGGVATLVGDPPNLMIGSAAGIDFNTFFYHMGPPVLLAWVGILFGLKFLFAKELRAKVEHEFEVVVGYKNKRLWQKSLVVMGIMVVLFVVHHHIGWAPWLVAAACLTLLVFVSRKIELEKVTAHLETPLLIFFISLFILIGGVESSGLLELVGEKFKPVIIEHPLMAAFMLLWIAAVLSALIDNIPFTAAMIPVLAGLQNEGINVSVMWWALAMGVGMGGNGSHIGSTANVYIVTISERLAREKNDPSLAITPGLWFRKGTPAMIITLMLCSLFIWLGYDFLYVEHF, from the coding sequence ATGATCGAATTAACAGGCGCTATGTGGTTTTCCGGCATAATTTTATGTTTAACATTTGTAGGTATTTTCACTGAACATTTTCACGGGGTCGAGCGGGCCAAGTTCGCTATGGCCGGTGCCGGTGCAATTATTATTACTGGCCAGCTTTTTGGTTTTTATTCGCCGGAGCTAGCGCTGGAAGCAATTGATTGGAATGTGGTATTTCTACTAGCGATTATGATGATAATTGTCTCCATTATGATCAGCACCGGTGGCTTTGAACATCTGGCGCAGTATTTGGCGCGCCTAAGCGGTGGTTCTCAATTTCGTTTAATTGTGCTGCTGGGCAGTGCGGTCACAATTATTTCTCTGTTGTTAGATAACGTCACCACGGTAATAATTTTTGGCCCGTTAATCATTTTGATTTGCCAGAAAATGGGTGTGTCACCTATACCGTATTTGTTGGCAGCAGCACTGTTGTCCGATACGGGTGGTGTAGCAACTTTGGTGGGTGATCCACCCAACCTGATGATTGGTTCGGCTGCCGGCATTGACTTTAATACATTTTTTTATCACATGGGGCCACCGGTTTTGTTGGCCTGGGTTGGTATTTTATTTGGATTAAAATTTTTGTTTGCCAAGGAGCTGAGGGCAAAAGTTGAACATGAATTCGAAGTAGTCGTTGGCTACAAAAATAAGAGGTTGTGGCAAAAGTCTCTTGTGGTGATGGGCATAATGGTGGTGTTGTTTGTAGTGCACCATCACATTGGTTGGGCACCCTGGCTAGTAGCCGCAGCATGTTTGACACTGTTGGTATTTGTTAGCCGAAAAATCGAATTGGAAAAAGTAACCGCGCACTTGGAAACACCGCTACTTATATTTTTTATCTCGTTGTTTATTTTGATTGGTGGGGTAGAGAGTTCAGGCTTGTTGGAGCTGGTGGGTGAAAAATTTAAACCGGTTATTATTGAGCACCCGTTGATGGCGGCGTTCATGTTGTTGTGGATTGCGGCGGTATTGTCGGCTCTGATCGATAATATTCCATTCACTGCTGCAATGATCCCTGTGCTCGCCGGCCTACAAAACGAAGGTATAAACGTAAGTGTTATGTGGTGGGCGCTGGCGATGGGTGTAGGTATGGGCGGTAATGGTTCTCATATTGGTTCAACTGCAAATGTCTATATCGTAACAATATCCGAACGTCTTGCGCGTGAGAAAAACGACCCGAGCTTAGCGATTACGCCTGGCCTATGGTTTCGTAAAGGTACGCCGGCCATGATCATCACGCTTATGCTGTGCAGTTTGTTTATTTGGTTGGGGTACGACTTTCTGTATGTCGAACATTTTTAG
- a CDS encoding CopG family transcriptional regulator, which translates to MENRTARLTVLVDPKKKTAFEELCDIEDVTPSQKIRQFMREYIEEQLGPDWKEKVFKEKK; encoded by the coding sequence ATGGAAAACAGGACCGCACGCCTTACCGTGCTTGTAGACCCAAAGAAAAAAACCGCGTTTGAAGAACTATGCGATATAGAGGACGTAACCCCCTCGCAAAAAATCCGCCAATTTATGCGCGAATACATCGAGGAACAGCTAGGGCCAGACTGGAAAGAGAAAGTTTTTAAGGAGAAAAAATGA
- a CDS encoding TRAP transporter substrate-binding protein — protein METQSLMPRYSPWWMPAAIILLLGLCVLMFALLVINSGKERNAPVNTISKTEQQIFEWKMVTTWPKNFPGLGLAPENFARMVGQMSAGRLKIRVHGANEIVPAMGVFGAVSSGSVQMGHGAAYYWKGKIPSSVFFTSVPFGMNAQELNGWLHYGGGLELWRELYEPFNLIPFAAGNTGVQMGGWFNREINSMDDINGLKMRIPGIGGEVFSRAGGEAINIPGGELYTALQSGVIDATEWVGPYNDLAFGFHQIAQYYYYPGWHEPGPALEIIVNKGAYNSLPDDLKAVVEAAARMVNQDMLDEYTARNNAALVELVDKHGVQLRRFPDDVLAEFKAISEELYVEMSASDPTFAKIYAAYSEYLVGLRDYHALTEKAYYQTR, from the coding sequence ATGGAAACCCAATCGTTAATGCCGCGATACTCTCCCTGGTGGATGCCTGCGGCAATTATATTACTGCTGGGTTTGTGCGTGCTTATGTTTGCATTGCTGGTGATTAATTCGGGTAAAGAGCGTAATGCGCCGGTTAACACCATCAGCAAAACTGAACAACAAATATTCGAATGGAAAATGGTGACCACCTGGCCGAAAAACTTCCCTGGACTTGGTTTAGCTCCCGAAAATTTCGCACGCATGGTAGGCCAGATGAGTGCTGGCCGATTAAAAATTCGGGTACACGGTGCTAATGAAATTGTGCCGGCTATGGGTGTGTTCGGTGCGGTATCGTCCGGTAGCGTGCAAATGGGTCACGGCGCAGCTTATTATTGGAAGGGCAAAATTCCATCGTCGGTATTTTTCACCTCCGTGCCCTTTGGTATGAATGCGCAGGAATTAAATGGTTGGTTGCATTACGGCGGCGGTTTGGAGCTGTGGCGAGAGCTGTATGAGCCGTTCAATTTAATTCCATTTGCCGCGGGCAATACCGGTGTGCAAATGGGCGGTTGGTTTAATCGCGAAATTAATTCAATGGATGATATTAACGGTTTAAAAATGCGTATTCCGGGTATTGGCGGCGAAGTGTTTAGCCGTGCCGGTGGCGAAGCCATTAATATTCCCGGCGGTGAACTGTATACAGCATTACAGTCTGGCGTAATCGACGCGACAGAATGGGTTGGCCCCTACAATGATCTGGCATTTGGTTTTCATCAGATTGCACAATATTACTACTACCCCGGTTGGCATGAGCCCGGCCCAGCGCTTGAAATTATTGTTAACAAAGGGGCCTACAACTCACTGCCGGACGATTTAAAGGCGGTGGTGGAAGCGGCGGCGCGCATGGTTAATCAGGATATGCTCGACGAGTACACCGCACGCAATAATGCGGCTTTGGTGGAGCTGGTGGATAAACATGGGGTGCAATTGCGTCGTTTTCCCGATGATGTGTTAGCCGAATTCAAGGCGATTTCAGAAGAGCTTTATGTGGAAATGTCGGCAAGCGACCCCACATTTGCAAAAATTTACGCCGCCTATAGTGAATACTTGGTTGGGCTACGCGACTATCATGCGCTTACCGAAAAAGCTTATTATCAAACGCGTTAG
- the uvrD gene encoding DNA helicase II, which produces MQIDTLLKDLNSAQQQAVAADPQNQLVLAGAGSGKTRVLVHRIAWLIQAHGYSPHQILAVTFTNKAAREMKERLGGLMEDTAGPFSTRSMWVGTFHGIAHRLLKAHWQEAGLPQGFQILDSDDQLRVVKRIYQQLKLDDSHWPPKQAQWYINGQKDEGIRAAHMDESRDPFLVMMKTVYHAYEEACERGGMVDFAELLLRSHELWLKNPTLLKHYQMRFRALLVDEFQDTNAVQYAWLRVLAGKESNICAVGDDDQSIYGWRGAKIENIQQFEQDFSPVAVTRLEQNYRSTATILNAANAVIKNNAERLGKSLWTSGEDGELIDLYAAFNEQDEARYIVDRVKDYIETSGCKNSDCAILYRSNAQSRVLEEAFIRENIPYRIYGGQRFYERLEIKNALAYLRLLLNRNDDAAWERVINTPTRGIGAKTIETIRLFAREQGTSLFAATEGAIRNQVFTARASNALKTFINLIAEMEDAIDGLDMGEVVERVIEQSGLLDYHQKEKGEKGQARVENLQELVNACRGFDAEDEDLSPLQAFLDNAALDAGDAQADEFEDAVQMMTLHSAKGLEFPLVFLVGMEENLFPHKMSLEEHGRLEEERRLCYVGITRAMDKLVISYAESRRLYGNENFNAISRFVREIPKSLIQEVRIKATISRPASYAPSYSSQSEVNDFPDLSLGQSVLHPIFGEGTITQFEGQGASARVYVNFATEGSKWLVLQYAKLEAI; this is translated from the coding sequence ATGCAAATCGATACCCTTCTCAAAGATCTTAACAGCGCCCAACAGCAAGCCGTAGCCGCAGATCCACAAAACCAGCTGGTATTAGCGGGTGCCGGCTCGGGTAAAACGCGTGTGTTGGTACACAGAATAGCTTGGTTAATTCAGGCCCATGGCTATTCGCCCCACCAAATACTTGCGGTTACTTTTACCAATAAAGCTGCGCGTGAAATGAAAGAGCGCCTCGGCGGGTTAATGGAAGATACGGCTGGCCCGTTTAGCACTCGAAGTATGTGGGTGGGCACCTTCCATGGTATAGCGCATAGGCTACTAAAAGCGCATTGGCAGGAAGCCGGATTACCGCAAGGCTTTCAAATCCTCGACAGCGATGATCAATTGCGGGTGGTTAAGCGTATTTATCAACAGCTTAAGCTAGACGACAGTCACTGGCCGCCAAAACAGGCGCAATGGTATATCAATGGCCAAAAAGACGAAGGCATTCGCGCGGCACATATGGACGAAAGCCGAGACCCGTTTCTGGTAATGATGAAAACGGTTTACCACGCCTACGAGGAAGCCTGTGAGCGTGGTGGTATGGTCGATTTTGCCGAACTGCTTTTACGTTCGCACGAACTCTGGTTAAAAAACCCCACCCTGCTTAAACACTACCAAATGCGGTTTCGCGCGTTACTTGTGGATGAATTTCAGGATACCAATGCGGTGCAATACGCGTGGTTGAGGGTGCTCGCGGGCAAGGAATCTAACATATGCGCGGTGGGTGACGACGACCAATCTATCTATGGTTGGCGCGGTGCTAAAATTGAAAATATTCAGCAGTTCGAGCAAGACTTTTCGCCGGTTGCCGTTACCCGGCTTGAACAAAATTACCGATCTACCGCGACAATTTTGAATGCGGCCAATGCGGTAATCAAAAACAATGCCGAGCGCTTGGGCAAATCCTTGTGGACTAGCGGCGAAGACGGTGAGCTTATAGACCTTTACGCCGCTTTTAATGAGCAGGACGAAGCGCGTTACATTGTTGATAGGGTAAAAGACTATATAGAAACCAGTGGCTGTAAAAACAGCGATTGCGCCATTCTCTATCGATCCAACGCTCAGTCACGGGTATTGGAAGAAGCGTTTATTCGTGAAAATATTCCATACCGCATATACGGCGGTCAGCGTTTTTATGAGCGGCTAGAAATTAAAAATGCGCTAGCGTATTTACGTTTACTGTTAAACCGTAACGATGATGCGGCTTGGGAGCGTGTCATTAATACGCCCACCCGTGGAATTGGTGCAAAAACCATTGAAACTATACGGCTGTTTGCGCGTGAGCAGGGCACCTCGCTGTTTGCCGCAACGGAAGGCGCTATACGCAATCAGGTTTTCACCGCGCGGGCATCCAATGCGTTAAAAACATTTATCAACTTAATAGCGGAAATGGAAGACGCTATTGACGGGTTGGACATGGGCGAAGTGGTAGAGCGGGTAATCGAGCAGAGTGGCCTGCTCGATTACCATCAAAAAGAAAAAGGTGAAAAAGGTCAGGCGCGGGTGGAAAACCTGCAGGAGCTGGTGAATGCCTGTAGGGGCTTTGACGCAGAGGATGAAGACCTTTCGCCGCTTCAAGCGTTTTTAGATAATGCCGCGCTGGATGCCGGCGATGCACAGGCCGACGAATTTGAAGATGCCGTGCAAATGATGACGCTACACAGTGCCAAAGGGTTGGAGTTTCCTTTGGTTTTTCTTGTGGGTATGGAAGAAAACCTATTCCCACACAAAATGTCGCTGGAAGAGCATGGCAGGCTAGAGGAAGAGCGTCGCCTTTGCTACGTGGGTATTACCCGCGCTATGGATAAGCTCGTCATCAGTTATGCCGAAAGTCGGCGTTTGTACGGCAATGAAAACTTTAATGCAATTTCTCGGTTTGTACGTGAAATTCCGAAATCCCTCATTCAGGAAGTGCGCATAAAAGCGACCATCAGTCGCCCGGCTTCCTATGCGCCCTCTTATTCTTCGCAATCGGAGGTTAATGATTTTCCGGATTTGTCACTGGGGCAATCGGTGCTGCACCCTATCTTTGGCGAAGGCACGATTACTCAGTTTGAAGGGCAGGGTGCCAGTGCGCGCGTGTATGTTAATTTTGCCACCGAAGGCAGTAAATGGTTGGTATTACAGTACGCAAAATTAGAAGCAATTTAA
- a CDS encoding TlyA family RNA methyltransferase: MKRIDVLLVDNQLVKSRTEAQKLIAANLVDVREMGVWRRVLKSSEKFEASTLFKVAFSQEQKYVSRAGLKLEAALNHVQLSPEGAIALDIGQSTGGFTDCLLQQGAAQVVGIEVGRAQIASSLLSDNRVVTLEQYNARNLTLEDMPAMARQGFDIAVMDVSFISQHHILPRIPAVLKPGGHLLSLVKPQFEVGKDFVGKNGIVRDKASFQRVEQRIHEHLTELGFTVLAYLQSPIKGGDGNHEFLVAAQMSNNSAE, from the coding sequence ATGAAACGAATAGACGTACTCCTAGTAGACAATCAATTGGTTAAATCGCGTACGGAAGCGCAAAAACTGATTGCAGCCAATTTAGTTGATGTTCGCGAAATGGGTGTTTGGCGTAGGGTGCTGAAGTCGTCGGAAAAGTTTGAAGCCAGTACACTGTTTAAGGTCGCTTTTTCGCAGGAGCAAAAATATGTTTCACGTGCGGGTTTAAAGCTTGAAGCGGCACTAAATCATGTACAGTTGAGCCCGGAAGGCGCAATAGCGCTGGATATTGGCCAGTCTACCGGTGGCTTTACGGACTGCCTGTTACAGCAGGGAGCTGCACAGGTGGTGGGTATTGAGGTTGGCCGGGCCCAGATTGCATCGAGCCTTTTAAGCGATAACCGGGTGGTGACGCTGGAGCAATATAACGCCCGTAACCTCACCCTTGAAGACATGCCTGCAATGGCCCGTCAGGGCTTCGATATAGCGGTAATGGATGTATCGTTTATCTCACAGCACCATATACTTCCGCGTATTCCTGCTGTGTTAAAGCCGGGTGGTCATCTGCTTAGCTTGGTTAAGCCGCAGTTTGAAGTGGGCAAAGACTTTGTCGGCAAAAACGGTATTGTGCGCGATAAGGCCTCATTTCAGCGGGTGGAGCAGCGTATTCATGAGCACCTCACAGAGTTGGGTTTCACCGTGTTAGCGTATCTGCAAAGCCCAATAAAAGGCGGGGATGGAAATCACGAATTCTTAGTGGCAGCTCAAATGAGTAATAACTCAGCCGAGTGA
- a CDS encoding DUF6445 family protein, whose translation MSNSSQAHPSLTYSVKSIGQDQQPLIIVENFLSDPHSLVQFASSHCQLTPSNDLYPGIRTHSPPQYLQLIRAQLGDLIASTFKLNHQNVKLAESYLSIVNTPAKNLHPLQRIPHIDGANPNDIAFLHFLCDEKYGGTSFYRHRATGYEFINDERLNSFTQSLEKEFETLGLPEGYTHGTSQLFERVETCAANFNRLLVYRGTSLHSGDIAENYNYDPNPKTGRLTVTSFLRSAV comes from the coding sequence ATGTCGAATAGCTCTCAAGCACACCCCTCTTTGACATACTCCGTTAAATCCATTGGGCAAGATCAACAACCCCTAATTATTGTCGAGAACTTTCTCTCAGACCCCCACTCGCTTGTTCAATTTGCCAGCAGCCACTGCCAGCTTACCCCCAGTAACGACTTATACCCGGGTATTCGCACACATTCGCCACCTCAGTACTTGCAACTCATTCGCGCACAACTGGGCGATTTAATTGCTTCAACCTTTAAACTAAATCACCAGAATGTAAAGCTGGCCGAATCTTACCTGTCCATTGTCAATACACCAGCGAAAAATTTACACCCACTACAGCGCATCCCTCATATTGATGGCGCCAATCCAAACGATATCGCCTTTCTGCACTTTTTATGTGATGAAAAATACGGAGGCACATCGTTTTATCGCCATCGCGCTACCGGCTATGAATTCATCAACGATGAACGCTTAAACAGCTTTACCCAATCACTCGAAAAAGAATTTGAAACGCTGGGCTTACCTGAAGGTTATACACACGGCACAAGTCAACTTTTCGAAAGAGTTGAAACCTGCGCCGCAAATTTTAATCGGCTATTAGTTTATCGCGGCACCAGCTTGCATTCCGGCGATATTGCAGAAAACTACAATTACGACCCAAACCCAAAAACAGGCCGACTAACGGTTACGTCCTTTTTACGCAGCGCCGTGTAA
- a CDS encoding tryptophan halogenase family protein has protein sequence MTTNNNIKKVLIVGGGTAGWMAAAAISKFVSAEACEIQLVESEKYPTVGVGEATIPQIVVFNKTLGLDENEFIKKTQGTFKLGIEFVNWGKNGDRYMHAFGDVGRNMHSLPFHQLWWKQFQQGKAEDLGAYALNSVASYQGKFMRPVNAGDSPLSSISYAFQFDAGLYAAFLRERAEAQGVKRTEAHIVDVKLNNESGFIDSVVLEDGSNIEADLFIDCSGFKGLLIEEALHTGYEDWSHWLPADSAWAVPCARTEPLLPYTRATAHSAGWQWRIPLQHRTGNGHVFSSKYMDEAEAKNILLNNLDGKVLADPRLIKFTTGKRKKLWNKNCIALGLSSGFMEPLESTSIHLVQSAISRLMAMFPTKDFNHGDIDEFNRQMDFEYERIRDFVILHYKATERNDSEFWNYCRTMAIPETLEHKISAFKSCGNIHRFNNELFNEVSWAEVLYGQGVHPERYHPLADGISDVELEQRMMHVKSVVDKSVEYMPLQSEFIDKNCKAKVPE, from the coding sequence ATGACGACGAATAATAATATTAAAAAAGTGCTCATCGTAGGCGGTGGTACCGCAGGCTGGATGGCAGCAGCGGCGATTTCAAAATTTGTCAGTGCCGAAGCCTGTGAAATTCAGCTGGTAGAATCGGAGAAGTATCCTACTGTCGGCGTCGGTGAAGCTACAATTCCACAAATAGTGGTATTCAATAAAACATTGGGCTTAGATGAAAACGAGTTTATAAAAAAAACCCAAGGCACATTTAAGTTGGGCATTGAATTTGTGAACTGGGGTAAAAATGGCGACCGTTATATGCATGCCTTTGGTGATGTTGGGCGCAATATGCATTCATTGCCTTTTCATCAGTTATGGTGGAAGCAATTCCAGCAAGGCAAAGCCGAGGACCTTGGTGCCTATGCTTTGAACAGTGTTGCCAGCTATCAAGGCAAATTTATGCGGCCGGTGAATGCGGGTGACTCGCCATTATCCAGTATTTCGTATGCTTTTCAGTTTGACGCAGGCCTGTATGCTGCTTTTCTTCGCGAGCGCGCAGAAGCGCAGGGTGTGAAAAGAACTGAGGCGCATATCGTCGATGTGAAACTCAATAATGAATCCGGTTTTATTGATTCGGTTGTGCTTGAGGATGGTTCAAATATTGAGGCGGATTTATTTATCGATTGCTCCGGCTTTAAGGGATTGTTGATTGAGGAGGCTCTGCATACCGGGTACGAAGATTGGTCTCATTGGTTGCCGGCAGACAGCGCCTGGGCTGTACCTTGTGCGCGTACCGAGCCATTATTGCCGTATACCCGCGCTACCGCACACTCAGCGGGCTGGCAATGGCGTATTCCATTGCAGCACCGTACAGGCAACGGTCATGTATTCAGTTCCAAATATATGGATGAAGCAGAAGCTAAAAATATTTTGCTGAATAATTTAGACGGCAAAGTTTTGGCCGATCCGCGGCTGATTAAATTTACCACGGGTAAGCGAAAAAAGTTGTGGAATAAAAACTGTATCGCCTTGGGGCTGTCGAGTGGTTTTATGGAGCCGCTAGAATCTACCAGTATTCATTTGGTGCAGTCGGCCATTTCGCGTTTGATGGCTATGTTTCCAACTAAAGATTTTAACCACGGAGACATTGACGAATTCAATCGTCAGATGGACTTTGAGTACGAGCGCATTCGCGATTTTGTGATTTTGCATTATAAAGCGACGGAGAGGAACGATTCAGAATTTTGGAACTACTGTCGCACTATGGCGATACCCGAAACACTAGAACACAAAATATCGGCTTTTAAATCCTGCGGGAATATACACCGCTTTAACAATGAGTTGTTTAACGAAGTTAGTTGGGCCGAAGTACTTTACGGCCAAGGGGTTCATCCCGAGCGTTATCACCCACTTGCGGATGGTATTTCAGACGTGGAGCTAGAGCAGCGCATGATGCATGTAAAAAGTGTTGTTGATAAATCAGTGGAATATATGCCATTACAGTCAGAATTTATTGACAAAAATTGCAAAGCCAAAGTGCCAGAGTGA
- a CDS encoding tryptophan 7-halogenase → MTSSECGGRAPASILIVGDAVSALMTGVFCRRMYTETSTSIRIVITDTEELADGPVSVRPDFKDFLDYIALPEHQFVASTAAAFKLANVYTGWPAQGHYFFHTFGSYGLPMGAVPFHLAVNRLRDSGAATGPFHEYSLSAGAAMVDRFAHPLEDTRSVFSTLSYGLHFNVKKFCHLLESQCVDAGVDILRERSVGVSVSEDGVSIRAVQLANQHCEADLFIDCSKQRFLCAKLETSRKQPPISWQGTMPFNLQRSVTVKKRPRSYACDAIVAKKFGVEFLQADREFMRITRYSNTQAVDSEYEANIAPEGEWPRVEQRLVNSDFRAAQSWLGNCIAIGPAAIEISSPIVSAVDLTWAGLRPLKLCSPVVSNSESVQKAYSDKLSYLYDSVKDYAALVYDLVEPRDGVPWRKACEFNYTPAMLRLLQLYDSRGRAPTQEKGLFGAEEVLSLLMGLGRFPHSVDVLTQQVSIEQVQQHVQQIRAAVSVAVQKLPHHEDYLRRFLAKS, encoded by the coding sequence ATGACGAGTAGTGAATGTGGGGGCCGGGCTCCAGCCAGTATTTTGATTGTCGGCGATGCTGTTAGCGCCCTGATGACCGGCGTTTTTTGCAGGCGAATGTATACTGAGACAAGCACGTCCATTCGTATCGTTATAACAGATACTGAAGAGCTTGCCGATGGCCCGGTCAGTGTTCGCCCCGATTTCAAAGATTTTCTGGACTATATCGCGTTACCCGAACATCAATTTGTGGCATCTACCGCCGCTGCATTTAAACTGGCAAATGTGTACACCGGATGGCCTGCACAAGGGCATTACTTTTTTCATACGTTTGGTAGCTACGGTCTGCCTATGGGCGCTGTACCTTTCCATTTGGCCGTTAATCGATTGCGAGATTCGGGTGCTGCCACAGGCCCGTTTCATGAATATTCTCTTTCTGCAGGCGCGGCTATGGTCGATAGATTTGCGCATCCTTTGGAAGATACACGCTCGGTTTTTTCTACGTTAAGTTACGGCTTGCATTTTAATGTCAAAAAATTCTGCCATTTACTGGAATCGCAATGTGTTGATGCGGGGGTCGATATTTTAAGGGAGCGCAGCGTTGGTGTGAGCGTGTCTGAAGATGGGGTTAGTATAAGAGCCGTACAATTAGCGAACCAACACTGTGAGGCTGACTTATTTATCGATTGTTCGAAACAGCGTTTTTTGTGCGCAAAGCTCGAAACCAGCAGAAAGCAGCCGCCGATTAGTTGGCAGGGTACTATGCCATTTAATCTTCAGCGTAGCGTTACGGTGAAAAAACGACCGCGAAGCTATGCTTGCGACGCCATTGTCGCTAAAAAATTCGGTGTGGAGTTTTTGCAGGCCGATAGAGAATTTATGCGTATCACGCGGTACTCCAATACGCAGGCAGTGGATAGTGAATATGAGGCCAATATAGCGCCTGAAGGTGAATGGCCCCGCGTCGAGCAGCGCCTAGTTAATAGTGATTTTCGCGCCGCGCAGAGTTGGTTAGGGAATTGTATTGCGATAGGCCCGGCTGCTATTGAGATTAGCTCGCCTATTGTTTCGGCCGTGGATTTAACTTGGGCGGGGTTAAGGCCACTTAAGCTGTGCTCCCCGGTTGTGTCGAACAGTGAAAGTGTGCAAAAGGCCTATAGCGATAAACTTTCGTATTTATACGATAGCGTTAAAGATTACGCAGCATTGGTATATGACTTAGTTGAACCGCGCGACGGCGTTCCCTGGCGTAAAGCCTGTGAGTTTAACTACACGCCCGCAATGTTGAGATTGCTGCAACTCTACGATTCGCGAGGCAGGGCGCCAACTCAGGAGAAAGGCTTGTTCGGCGCGGAAGAGGTGCTTTCTTTGTTGATGGGTTTAGGGCGTTTTCCGCATAGTGTAGACGTGTTGACGCAACAGGTATCGATTGAGCAAGTTCAGCAGCATGTTCAGCAGATTCGAGCGGCTGTAAGTGTAGCGGTGCAAAAATTACCGCATCACGAGGACTATCTGAGGCGATTTCTGGCTAAATCGTGA